The sequence TCAGCTCTTTTTCCAGGCGTTTGTTTTCCTTCTTGAGCCGTTTAATTTCTTCTTTTTCTGTCTGACCTTTATCTTCTACCAAATCCCGCAATTCCTGTTCATAGAGTGTAATGTGTTCGGAGTGCAGACCCTTTTCTCTGAGCCACTTCCCTTGATCATTTTCAGATACGGATTTTGACTCAATCACCAGATTGAATTTCTCTCTGGAAGAGCGTCCGGCACCTCCTACTGTATCTTGTTTTTCCAATGTACCATCTTTTGCCTGGGCCAACCAGTTCCTCAAGGTTTGATCAGAAATCCCGGCTTCTCTGGCTACTGAAGCAATCGGTCTACTTTGCGGCGGTAATACCTTTTTTACCTGTGTCTCTTTGAATCCGAGACTGTATCTCATAGTTGAAACTCCTTTTAAAGTGATCCTTCAACTATGTTGACATATAGGG is a genomic window of Spirochaeta isovalerica containing:
- a CDS encoding transposase encodes the protein MRYSLGFKETQVKKVLPPQSRPIASVAREAGISDQTLRNWLAQAKDGTLEKQDTVGGAGRSSREKFNLVIESKSVSENDQGKWLREKGLHSEHITLYEQELRDLVEDKGQTEKEEIKRLKKENKRLEKELSKKEKALAEMAALYTLKKKAEELWGDDEDD